The proteins below are encoded in one region of Apostichopus japonicus isolate 1M-3 chromosome 4, ASM3797524v1, whole genome shotgun sequence:
- the LOC139966227 gene encoding high mobility group protein 20A-like — translation MDLGDGSTNQGLLNTSTPSSGLFNISGFDEDVDKAGQQIGMDTSYPAAVTAPGASLNNTYSGDASAQQTGDAGQDILQGDNKEQIPESTKEDQPVPKQRTGGWARGRKRKPRPLRDANAPRAPITGYVRFLNERRDTVRSENPDMTFAEITRKLGKEWSQLSQSDKQKYLDEAERDKERYAKELDGYQQTEAYRAFAKKQEERKRKVDRLEDADMPLELSGGVDIRLGDESRVEDEVPCIDIPIFTEEFLNFNRARENELRQLRKSTTEYEEQNAILQKHIDNMKSAVEKLETEAVQQRTTNMSLQQHLQTVRQTLTMSFAGVPLPTSNEVPTLNTIDSYMTKLHQLILDSPQEHENLVSTVREIIGRVDLQGEPKI, via the exons ATGGATCTTGGTGATGGCAGCACTAACCAGGGACTCTTGAATACCTCCACACCATCATCTGGTCTTTTCAATATTTCTGGATTTGATGAAGATGTCGACAAAGCTGGACAACAAATAGGCATGGATACAAG TTATCCTGCGGCTGTCACTGCCCCTGGTGCCAGCCTTAACAACACGTACAGTGGAGATGCTTCTGCTCAACAAACTGGAGATGCAGGACAGG ATATTTTGCAAGGTGACAATAAAGAGCAAATTCCTGAAAGCACAAAAGAAGATCAA CCTGTGCCGAAGCAAAGAACAGGAGGATGGGCACGGGGTCGCAAACGTAAACCTCGACCGCTGAGGGACGCTAACGCTCCCAGGGCACCAATCACCGGCTACGTAAGGTTCCTCAACGAGAGAAGAGATACAGTCAGATCGGAGAATCCAGACATGACTTTTGCAGAGATAACGAGAAAGCTCGGCAAAGAGTGGTCCCAGCTCTCGCAATCTGACAAACAG AAATATCTCGACGAAGCCGAACGAGATAAAGAGAGGTATGCAAAAGAGTTAGACGGGTATCAACAAACAGAAGCTTACAGAGCGTTTGCTAAGAAGCAAGAAGAAAGGAAGAGGAAAGTAGATCGTTTGGAGGATGCGGATATGCCACTTGAATTATCTGGAGGCGTCGATATAAGG CTCGGAGATGAAAGCAGGGTGGAGGATGAGGTGCCATGTATAGACATTCCAATATTCACTGAAGAGTTTTTGAACTTCAACAGAG CTCGTGAGAACGAGCTTCGTCAGTTGAGGAAGTCCACCACAGAGTACGAGGAGCAGAACGCTATCCTGCAGAAGCACATCGACAATATGAAGTCGGCGGTGGAGAAGTTAGAGACGGAGGCTGTACAACAGCGAACCACCAACATGTCTCTCCAGCAACATCTCCAGACAGTCAGGCAGACTCTTACAATGAGCTTCGCTGGTGTTCCTCTTCCAA CATCTAATGAGGTCCCTACTTTGAACACCATCGATTCCTACATGACCAAGCTTCATCAACTCATCTTAGATTCACCTCAGGAACACGAAAATCTGGTCTCTACAGTGAGGGAAATCATAGGCAGAGTGGATTTGCAAGG AGAACCCAAAATCTGA